One Spinacia oleracea cultivar Varoflay chromosome 4, BTI_SOV_V1, whole genome shotgun sequence DNA segment encodes these proteins:
- the LOC110797890 gene encoding uncharacterized protein isoform X2, producing MAGICCSTLGIVSTSYYNSSITNITRCCNKKPSTNNNSKKQKPRLLKFAVNGLTEFLRLFSSVNNNRMDMVVGKGEDDLIISGVDDVLGILKSDYDSAYFVTGIFTSSVYVEDCLFEDPTIKFRGRELYSRNLQLLVPFFEQPSIVLKSIEKGADDERDFVLANWSLRCLAFAIKLKFQDLPNYGPL from the exons ATGGCGGGAATTTGTTGCTCCACCCTGGGCATTGTTTCAACATCTTACTACAACTCCAGT ATCACTAATATCACCAGATGCTGTAATAAAAAGCCATCAACTAATAATAattcaaagaaacaaaaaccCCGACTCCTTAAATTTGCCGTTAATGGACTCACTGAATTCCTCAGGCTTTTCTCTTCCGTCAATAATAACAG AATGGATATGGTGGTTGGTAAAGGGGAAGATGATTTGATCATTTCTGGGGTGGATGATGTTCTGGGTATTCTCAAGTCAGATTATGATAGTGCCTATTTTGTTACAG GGATTTTTACCTCTTCAGTTTATGTCGAGGATTGTCTCTTTGAGGATCCAACTATTAAATTTCGTG GTAGAGAGTTGTATTCACGTAACTTGCAGTTGCTGGTGCCTTTTTTTGAGCAACCCTCTATTGTACTGAAAAGCATTGAGAAG GGTGCTGATGATGAGAGAGATTTTGTATTGGCAAATTGGAGCCTGAGGTGCTTAGCTTTTGCTATTAAATTGAAGTTTCAGGATTTACCTAACTATG GACCTCTTTAA
- the LOC110797890 gene encoding uncharacterized protein isoform X1 → MAGICCSTLGIVSTSYYNSSITNITRCCNKKPSTNNNSKKQKPRLLKFAVNGLTEFLRLFSSVNNNRMDMVVGKGEDDLIISGVDDVLGILKSDYDSAYFVTGIFTSSVYVEDCLFEDPTIKFRGRELYSRNLQLLVPFFEQPSIVLKSIEKGADDERDFVLANWSLRTSLKLPWRPLISIEGSTVYDLNDEYKIVRHVERWNISAVEAVGQIFTPSFRRPMD, encoded by the exons ATGGCGGGAATTTGTTGCTCCACCCTGGGCATTGTTTCAACATCTTACTACAACTCCAGT ATCACTAATATCACCAGATGCTGTAATAAAAAGCCATCAACTAATAATAattcaaagaaacaaaaaccCCGACTCCTTAAATTTGCCGTTAATGGACTCACTGAATTCCTCAGGCTTTTCTCTTCCGTCAATAATAACAG AATGGATATGGTGGTTGGTAAAGGGGAAGATGATTTGATCATTTCTGGGGTGGATGATGTTCTGGGTATTCTCAAGTCAGATTATGATAGTGCCTATTTTGTTACAG GGATTTTTACCTCTTCAGTTTATGTCGAGGATTGTCTCTTTGAGGATCCAACTATTAAATTTCGTG GTAGAGAGTTGTATTCACGTAACTTGCAGTTGCTGGTGCCTTTTTTTGAGCAACCCTCTATTGTACTGAAAAGCATTGAGAAG GGTGCTGATGATGAGAGAGATTTTGTATTGGCAAATTGGAGCCTGAG GACCTCTTTAAAGCTTCCATGGAGACCTCTGATTTCTATTGAAGGAAGTACAGTCTATGATTTAAATGACGAATATAAA ATTGTCAGACATGTGGAAAGGTGGAATATTTCTGCTGTTGAAGCAGTTGGGCAGATATTCACTCCTAGTTTCAGAAGACCTATGGATTGA